The Salinibaculum sp. SYNS191 genome has a window encoding:
- a CDS encoding VOC family protein yields MLSGCRWLALEVKYLDRAQSFYEAFLDLDVRAERDGEAVLGVGETDLVLRTPGTVPRGGLHTHYALSIPDTEYDDWYDRLDQRFDLVEHTFGDARSLYFYDTEGNCVELGESDVAGPGVDGLFEVVLEVEDVEQALSFYTDLGFETVDRGDDRQRVRLSTGALDLELWEPHLGLADARGGVHVDVGIACDDPGGVADGVADRALSVTETADGVRIRDPDGHYVTLAE; encoded by the coding sequence ATGCTCTCGGGTTGCCGGTGGCTCGCACTCGAAGTGAAGTACCTCGACCGCGCGCAGTCCTTTTACGAGGCATTTCTCGACCTCGACGTGCGCGCCGAGCGCGACGGCGAGGCGGTCCTCGGCGTCGGGGAGACTGACCTCGTCCTGCGCACGCCGGGGACCGTCCCCCGGGGCGGCCTGCACACCCACTACGCTCTCTCGATTCCCGACACGGAGTACGACGACTGGTACGACCGCCTGGACCAGCGGTTCGACCTCGTCGAGCACACCTTCGGGGACGCCCGCTCGCTGTACTTCTACGACACGGAGGGCAACTGCGTCGAACTCGGCGAGAGCGACGTGGCGGGGCCGGGCGTCGACGGCCTCTTCGAGGTGGTCCTGGAAGTGGAGGACGTCGAGCAGGCGCTGTCGTTCTACACGGACCTCGGGTTCGAGACGGTCGACCGCGGCGACGACCGCCAGCGGGTGCGGCTGTCGACCGGCGCGCTCGACCTGGAACTCTGGGAACCCCACCTCGGCCTGGCCGACGCCCGCGGCGGGGTCCACGTCGACGTGGGCATCGCCTGCGATGACCCGGGTGGGGTGGCAGACGGCGTCGCCGACCGGGCGCTGTCCGTCACAGAAACGGCCGACGGCGTCCGAATCAGGGACCCCGACGGGCACTACGTGACGCTCGCGGAGTAG
- a CDS encoding LeuA family protein produces MRRTPRRIEFFQGTLDSTSEIADARIFDTTLRDGEQTPRTSFSYEDKREIAALLDEMGTHVIEAGFPVNSDAEFEAVRDITAASSTTVCGLARVVEQDIEAALDAGVDMVHVFVSTSDVQLADSMHATREEAQQRAVESVERVKEAGVECMFSPMDATRTDEGFLLDIVGATTEAGADWINIPDTTGVATPTRMAKLVAKVVDAAEGARVDVHTHDDFGLAGANALAGFEAGASQAQVSVNGIGERAGNAAYEEVVMALRSLYDVETGIDTTKITELSRMIEEKSDVPVPGNKPVVGANAFSHESGIHAAGVIENSDTFEPGVMTPEMVGAKRELVLGKHTGQHSVRERLKEVGFEPTDEEVREVTRRVKDFGAEKQRVTMEELKKFAREVGVDQVEEVRA; encoded by the coding sequence ATTCGTCGGACACCCCGGCGGATCGAGTTCTTCCAGGGCACTCTGGATAGTACGTCCGAGATTGCGGACGCACGAATTTTCGACACCACGCTGCGCGACGGCGAGCAGACTCCGCGGACGTCGTTCTCCTACGAAGACAAACGGGAGATAGCCGCGCTGCTCGACGAGATGGGCACACACGTCATCGAGGCCGGGTTCCCGGTCAACTCCGACGCGGAGTTCGAGGCGGTCCGTGACATCACGGCCGCCTCGTCGACGACGGTCTGTGGCCTGGCCCGCGTGGTCGAACAGGATATCGAAGCCGCGCTCGACGCCGGCGTCGACATGGTACACGTGTTCGTGTCCACCAGCGACGTCCAGCTCGCAGACTCGATGCACGCCACCCGCGAGGAGGCCCAGCAGCGTGCCGTCGAGTCGGTCGAACGCGTGAAAGAAGCCGGGGTCGAGTGCATGTTCTCGCCGATGGACGCCACCAGAACCGACGAGGGGTTCCTGCTGGACATCGTCGGCGCGACCACCGAGGCCGGCGCGGACTGGATCAACATCCCCGACACCACCGGCGTCGCGACGCCGACGCGGATGGCGAAACTGGTCGCGAAGGTCGTCGACGCCGCGGAGGGCGCGCGCGTGGACGTCCACACCCACGACGACTTCGGGCTGGCCGGCGCGAACGCGCTGGCGGGCTTCGAAGCGGGAGCCAGCCAGGCGCAGGTGTCGGTCAACGGCATCGGCGAGCGCGCCGGCAACGCGGCCTACGAGGAGGTCGTCATGGCCTTGCGCTCGCTGTACGACGTCGAGACCGGCATCGACACCACGAAGATTACGGAACTCTCGCGGATGATAGAGGAGAAATCCGACGTGCCGGTGCCGGGCAACAAGCCCGTCGTCGGGGCCAACGCCTTCTCCCACGAGAGCGGCATCCACGCCGCCGGCGTCATCGAGAACTCCGACACCTTCGAACCGGGCGTGATGACCCCCGAGATGGTCGGGGCCAAGCGCGAACTCGTACTGGGCAAGCACACGGGGCAACACTCGGTACGGGAACGGCTGAAGGAGGTCGGGTTCGAACCGACCGACGAGGAGGTGCGGGAGGTCACCCGCCGCGTCAAGGACTTCGGCGCCGAGAAACAGCGGGTGACGATGGAAGAACTGAAGAAGTTCGCCCGCGAGGTCGGCGTCGACCAGGTCGAGGAGGTCCGGGCGTAG
- the leuC gene encoding 3-isopropylmalate dehydratase large subunit, giving the protein MSQGTLYDKVWDRHKVTTLPNGQDQLFVGLHLIHEVTSPQAFGMLRERDIEVARPDLTLATVDHIVPTADQSRPYSDDAAEEMMAELEENVRDAGINFLDPTTGDQGIVHVVGPEQGLTQPGKTIVCGDSHTSTHGAFGALAFGIGTSQIRDVLATQTIAMDKQKVRKIQVDGELQEGVEAKDIILEIIRRLGTEGGVGYVYEYAGEAVEDLGMEGRMSICNMSIEGGARAGYVNPDETTYDWLEETDYFQDNPEEFDRLKPYWESIRSDADAEYDDVVTIDGSSLEPVVTWGTTPGQGVGITDPIPAPEELPEDKQDTARRAQEHMRVEPGDTMEGYEIDVAFLGSCTNARLPDLRRGANIVEGRQVHDDVRALVVPGSQRVQKAAEEEGLKDVFEAAGFEWRNAGCSMCLGMNEDQLEGDEACASSSNRNFIGRQGSKDGRTVLMNPQMVAAAAVEGKVTDVRELEEVVSV; this is encoded by the coding sequence ATGAGTCAGGGAACACTGTACGACAAGGTCTGGGACCGGCACAAGGTGACGACCCTGCCCAACGGGCAGGACCAGCTGTTCGTCGGCCTGCACCTCATCCACGAGGTCACCAGCCCGCAGGCGTTCGGGATGCTCCGCGAGCGCGACATCGAGGTCGCGCGCCCGGACCTGACGCTGGCGACGGTCGACCACATCGTCCCGACGGCCGACCAGTCCCGGCCCTACAGCGACGACGCGGCCGAGGAGATGATGGCCGAACTGGAGGAGAACGTCCGCGACGCGGGCATCAACTTCCTTGACCCGACCACGGGTGACCAGGGCATCGTCCACGTGGTCGGCCCGGAGCAGGGGCTGACCCAGCCCGGCAAGACCATCGTCTGCGGCGACAGTCACACCTCGACCCACGGTGCTTTCGGCGCGCTCGCGTTCGGTATCGGCACCTCGCAGATTCGCGACGTGCTGGCGACCCAGACCATCGCGATGGACAAGCAGAAGGTCCGGAAGATTCAGGTCGACGGCGAACTGCAGGAGGGCGTCGAGGCCAAGGACATCATCCTCGAAATCATCCGCCGCCTGGGCACCGAGGGCGGCGTCGGCTACGTCTACGAGTACGCCGGCGAGGCCGTCGAGGACCTGGGCATGGAAGGGCGGATGAGCATCTGCAACATGTCCATCGAGGGCGGCGCGCGCGCGGGCTACGTCAACCCCGACGAGACCACCTACGACTGGCTGGAGGAGACGGACTACTTCCAGGACAACCCGGAGGAGTTCGACCGGCTCAAGCCCTACTGGGAGTCCATCCGCAGCGACGCGGACGCCGAGTACGACGACGTGGTCACCATCGACGGCTCCTCGCTGGAGCCGGTCGTTACCTGGGGCACCACGCCCGGCCAGGGCGTCGGCATCACCGACCCGATTCCGGCCCCCGAAGAACTGCCCGAAGACAAGCAGGACACGGCCCGGCGCGCCCAGGAGCACATGCGCGTCGAACCCGGCGACACGATGGAAGGCTACGAGATAGACGTGGCCTTCCTCGGTTCGTGTACGAACGCGCGCCTGCCAGACCTGCGCCGCGGCGCCAACATCGTCGAGGGCCGCCAGGTCCACGACGACGTGCGCGCGCTGGTCGTCCCCGGAAGCCAGCGCGTCCAGAAAGCCGCCGAGGAGGAGGGCCTGAAGGACGTCTTCGAGGCCGCCGGCTTCGAGTGGCGCAACGCCGGCTGTTCGATGTGTCTGGGCATGAACGAGGACCAGCTGGAGGGCGACGAAGCCTGTGCCTCCTCGTCGAACCGGAACTTCATCGGCCGGCAGGGGAGCAAGGACGGCCGCACCGTCCTGATGAATCCCCAGATGGTCGCTGCCGCGGCCGTCGAAGGGAAAGTGACAGATGTGCGCGAACTGGAGGAGGTGGTCAGTGTATGA
- the ilvC gene encoding ketol-acid reductoisomerase — protein MTDSDADEFNTEVYYDADADASNIEDKTVAILGYGSQGHAHALNLADSGVDVVVGLREGSSSREAAEAEGLRVADPVQAAREGDIVNMLIPDTVQPTVYEAIREELSAGDTLQFAHGFNIHYGQIEPPEDVDVTMVAPKSPGHLVRRTYERGEGTPGLLAVYQDASGDAHAEGLAYAQAIGCTRAGVIETSFQEETETDLFGEQAVLCGGVTEMVKAGFETLVDAGYAPEMAYFECLNELKLIVDLMYEGGHMGMWNSVSDTAEYGGLTRGEEVIDREGMEEILEGVQNGEFAREWISENQAHRPAYKQYREAEQNHQIEQVGERLRELFEWGDQPE, from the coding sequence ATGACTGATTCAGACGCAGACGAATTCAACACAGAGGTCTACTACGACGCAGACGCCGACGCATCGAACATCGAGGACAAGACCGTCGCCATCCTGGGCTACGGCAGCCAGGGCCACGCGCACGCCCTGAATCTCGCAGACAGCGGCGTCGACGTGGTCGTCGGTCTCCGCGAGGGCTCCTCGTCCCGTGAGGCCGCCGAGGCCGAGGGCCTGCGGGTTGCCGACCCGGTCCAGGCCGCCCGCGAGGGCGACATCGTGAATATGCTCATCCCGGACACGGTCCAGCCGACCGTCTACGAGGCCATCCGGGAGGAACTGAGCGCCGGCGACACGCTCCAGTTCGCCCACGGGTTCAACATCCACTACGGACAGATAGAGCCGCCGGAAGACGTCGACGTGACGATGGTCGCGCCCAAGTCACCGGGCCACCTCGTCCGCCGGACCTACGAGCGCGGCGAGGGGACGCCGGGGCTGCTGGCGGTCTACCAGGACGCGAGCGGCGACGCCCACGCAGAGGGGTTGGCCTACGCGCAGGCCATCGGCTGCACCCGGGCGGGCGTCATCGAGACCTCGTTCCAGGAGGAGACGGAGACCGACCTGTTCGGCGAGCAGGCCGTCCTCTGTGGCGGCGTCACCGAGATGGTCAAGGCCGGCTTCGAGACGCTGGTCGACGCCGGCTACGCCCCGGAGATGGCCTACTTCGAGTGTCTCAACGAACTCAAGCTGATTGTCGACCTGATGTACGAAGGCGGCCACATGGGGATGTGGAACTCCGTCTCCGACACCGCCGAGTACGGCGGGCTGACCCGCGGCGAGGAGGTCATCGACCGCGAGGGGATGGAGGAGATTCTCGAGGGCGTTCAAAACGGCGAGTTCGCCCGCGAGTGGATTTCCGAGAACCAGGCGCACCGGCCGGCCTACAAGCAGTACCGCGAGGCCGAACAGAACCACCAGATAGAGCAGGTCGGCGAGCGCCTGCGCGAACTGTTCGAGTGGGGCGACCAGCCCGAGTGA
- a CDS encoding CBS domain-containing protein, translating into MEDIFVARLMSSGVVSVTPDTLVEDAAERLLDKQIGSLVVVDEDNHLEGILTSTDFVRIVAKSKPKAETTVERYMTDRVVTVEAQDSIRDAADKMITYNIHHLPVVDETEGVIGMLSTTDLTAYLSYVEQPSPA; encoded by the coding sequence ATGGAAGACATCTTCGTCGCTCGGCTGATGTCGTCGGGCGTGGTCAGCGTCACACCGGACACGCTGGTCGAGGACGCCGCGGAGAGGCTGCTGGACAAGCAAATCGGCTCGCTCGTCGTCGTCGACGAGGACAACCACCTCGAAGGCATCCTGACGAGCACGGACTTCGTGCGCATCGTCGCCAAGAGCAAGCCGAAGGCCGAGACCACCGTCGAGCGGTACATGACCGACCGCGTGGTCACCGTCGAGGCCCAGGACTCCATCCGCGACGCCGCGGACAAGATGATCACCTACAACATCCACCACCTGCCGGTCGTCGACGAGACGGAGGGCGTCATCGGGATGCTCTCGACGACGGACCTCACCGCCTACCTCTCCTACGTCGAGCAGCCCTCGCCGGCGTAA
- the leuD gene encoding 3-isopropylmalate dehydratase small subunit has product MTREDERSESSERVSGERHETDQREVSDSASGERSEPRASEPRTDGGTEDIPEVTHVSGTGIPIRGNDIDTDQIIPARFMKVVTFDGLGEFAFFDLRFDDEDNQKDHPMNEERFQDASVMMVNSNFGCGSSREHAPQALMRWGIDAIIGESFAEIFAGNCLALGIPTVTADHETINALQQWVDDNPDGEISVDVEAETVTYDGQEVSVTVNEGQRKALVDGIWDTTALMKSNANEIAKTAADLPYVEEA; this is encoded by the coding sequence ATGACGCGCGAGGACGAACGAAGTGAGTCCTCGGAACGCGTGAGCGGTGAGCGGCACGAGACCGACCAGCGGGAGGTCTCGGATAGCGCGAGCGGTGAACGTAGTGAACCGCGAGCGAGCGAGCCGCGAACCGACGGTGGTACCGAGGACATCCCCGAGGTCACGCACGTCTCCGGGACGGGCATCCCGATTCGCGGGAACGACATCGACACCGACCAGATAATCCCGGCCCGGTTTATGAAGGTCGTCACCTTCGACGGGCTGGGCGAGTTCGCGTTCTTCGACCTCCGGTTCGACGACGAGGACAACCAGAAAGACCATCCGATGAACGAGGAGCGGTTCCAGGACGCTTCGGTTATGATGGTCAACAGCAACTTCGGCTGTGGTTCCTCCCGCGAGCACGCCCCGCAGGCCCTCATGCGCTGGGGCATCGACGCCATCATCGGCGAGAGCTTCGCGGAGATTTTCGCGGGCAACTGTCTGGCGCTGGGCATCCCGACGGTCACGGCGGATCACGAGACCATCAACGCGCTCCAGCAGTGGGTCGACGACAACCCCGACGGCGAAATTTCGGTCGACGTCGAGGCGGAGACCGTCACCTACGACGGGCAGGAAGTCTCGGTCACCGTCAACGAGGGCCAGCGGAAGGCGCTCGTCGACGGCATCTGGGACACCACCGCGCTCATGAAGTCGAACGCGAACGAGATAGCGAAGACGGCCGCAGACCTGCCGTACGTCGAAGAAGCCTGA
- the ilvB gene encoding biosynthetic-type acetolactate synthase large subunit, whose amino-acid sequence MSERASVPKEDEADAEAEPAEDETTDEQPAQTGADAVATALENAGVEYLFGVQGGAIMPVYDALYEHDEMTHITMAHEQGAVHAADAYGIVSGEPGVCMATSGPGATNLVTGIADANMDSDPLIALTGQVPTDLVGNDAFQETDTIGVTQPITKHNIFAQSPDEVGTDVGHAWALANEGRQGPTLVDLPKDVTQTETDVKPGKPETPDTYNPPTEADEVVVEEAAKTLADADRPVILAGGGVIKGEAVDELRQFAREYEIPVVQTMPGTGAFPDDDPLSLEIAGMHGTGYGNLAISNCDVLLGIGTRFDDRLTGGIDSFAPDADVIHVDIDPAEISKNVYADYPLLGDAKAVIRQLDDALERAPDCGDWRDQCDEWKDEYPMDYQTPEDEPLKPQYVVEKYDELTPDDTIVTAGVGQHQMWAWQYWTWKHPRTWVTSHGLGTMGYAVPSAIGAKLAAPDQEVVAFDGDGSFLMTAQELSVAVRENLDITIVVLNNEAVGMVRQWQDGFYEGRRMASEYPWIPQFDKLAEAFGAQGLRLEDYDSVEETIQEARDYDGPSVIDAIIDPSENVYPMVPSGGDNARFALKEDHLEEL is encoded by the coding sequence ATGAGCGAACGCGCATCCGTCCCCAAGGAAGACGAAGCGGACGCCGAGGCCGAACCGGCCGAGGACGAAACGACAGACGAGCAACCGGCCCAGACCGGCGCGGACGCCGTCGCGACCGCGCTGGAGAACGCCGGCGTGGAGTACCTGTTCGGGGTGCAGGGCGGGGCCATCATGCCCGTCTACGACGCTCTGTACGAGCACGACGAGATGACGCACATCACGATGGCTCACGAACAGGGCGCGGTCCACGCGGCGGACGCCTACGGCATCGTCAGCGGCGAACCGGGCGTCTGCATGGCGACGTCGGGTCCGGGCGCGACGAACCTCGTGACCGGCATCGCCGACGCCAACATGGACTCCGACCCGCTCATCGCGCTGACGGGGCAGGTCCCGACGGACCTGGTGGGCAACGACGCCTTCCAGGAGACCGACACCATCGGCGTCACCCAGCCCATCACCAAGCACAACATCTTCGCACAGAGCCCCGACGAGGTCGGGACGGACGTCGGCCACGCGTGGGCGCTTGCCAACGAAGGTCGCCAGGGACCGACGCTGGTGGACCTGCCGAAGGACGTGACCCAGACCGAGACGGACGTGAAGCCCGGGAAACCGGAGACGCCGGACACCTACAACCCGCCGACGGAGGCCGACGAAGTGGTCGTCGAGGAGGCTGCGAAGACCCTCGCCGACGCCGACCGGCCGGTCATCCTGGCCGGCGGCGGCGTCATCAAGGGCGAGGCCGTCGACGAACTCCGACAGTTCGCCCGCGAGTACGAGATTCCGGTCGTCCAGACGATGCCCGGGACGGGCGCGTTCCCCGACGACGACCCGCTCAGCCTGGAGATAGCCGGCATGCACGGCACAGGCTACGGCAACCTCGCCATCTCGAACTGCGACGTGTTGCTCGGTATCGGCACGCGCTTCGACGACCGCCTGACCGGCGGCATCGACTCGTTCGCCCCCGACGCCGACGTCATCCACGTCGACATCGACCCCGCGGAGATATCCAAGAACGTCTACGCTGACTACCCGCTGCTGGGCGACGCGAAGGCGGTCATCCGCCAGCTCGACGACGCGCTGGAACGCGCCCCCGACTGCGGGGACTGGCGCGACCAGTGCGACGAGTGGAAAGACGAGTATCCGATGGACTACCAGACGCCCGAGGACGAACCCCTCAAGCCTCAGTACGTCGTCGAGAAGTACGACGAACTGACGCCGGACGACACCATCGTCACGGCGGGCGTCGGCCAGCACCAGATGTGGGCCTGGCAGTACTGGACCTGGAAGCACCCGCGGACGTGGGTGACCAGCCACGGCCTGGGGACGATGGGCTACGCCGTCCCGTCGGCCATCGGCGCGAAACTCGCCGCGCCCGACCAGGAGGTCGTCGCCTTCGACGGCGACGGCTCCTTCCTGATGACGGCCCAGGAGCTCTCCGTCGCGGTCCGCGAGAACCTCGACATCACCATCGTCGTCCTGAACAACGAGGCGGTCGGCATGGTCCGCCAGTGGCAGGACGGCTTCTACGAGGGCCGCCGGATGGCCTCGGAGTACCCGTGGATTCCGCAGTTCGACAAACTCGCGGAGGCCTTCGGCGCGCAGGGGCTGCGCCTGGAGGACTACGACAGCGTCGAGGAGACCATCCAGGAGGCCCGCGACTACGACGGGCCCTCCGTCATCGACGCCATCATCGACCCGAGCGAGAACGTCTACCCGATGGTTCCGAGCGGGGGCGACAACGCCCGCTTTGCACTGAAAGAGGACCACCTGGAGGAACTATGA
- a CDS encoding isocitrate/isopropylmalate dehydrogenase family protein — protein sequence MTHEIAVIPGDGIGQEVTPAALEVLEALPVDFEFVHGEAGDETLAERGEALPAETRELAEEADATLFGAAGETAADVILPLRSAVGSFANVRPARAYPGLDAVQPDTDLVFIRENTEGVYAGIESEITEGVTTCTRVITEDASREIAEYGFRYAKQNGYDDVTIAHKANVMRTTDGLFLDVAESVGDERGADYDTALMDALAMHLIQRPEEYGVVICPNLAGDMLSDLAAGLVGGLGLLPSANVGHENALFEPVHGSAPDIAGQGVANPSAMILSAAMLLDHLGYVEAGDRVRTAVEDVLDEGPHTPDLGGDAPTEDVTDAIVDRL from the coding sequence ATGACTCACGAGATTGCGGTCATCCCCGGCGACGGCATCGGGCAGGAAGTCACGCCAGCGGCACTGGAGGTCCTGGAGGCGCTGCCGGTAGACTTCGAGTTCGTCCACGGCGAGGCCGGCGACGAGACCCTGGCCGAGCGTGGCGAGGCCCTGCCCGCGGAGACGCGCGAACTCGCCGAGGAGGCCGACGCGACGCTGTTCGGCGCCGCCGGCGAGACGGCCGCCGACGTCATCCTCCCGCTTCGCTCGGCCGTCGGCTCCTTCGCCAACGTCCGCCCGGCCCGCGCCTACCCCGGTCTCGACGCCGTCCAGCCCGACACGGACCTCGTCTTCATCCGGGAGAACACCGAGGGCGTCTACGCCGGCATCGAGTCGGAGATTACCGAGGGCGTCACGACGTGCACGCGGGTCATCACCGAGGACGCCTCCCGCGAGATAGCTGAGTACGGCTTTCGCTACGCGAAACAGAACGGCTACGACGACGTGACCATCGCCCACAAGGCCAACGTCATGCGGACGACCGACGGCCTGTTTCTGGACGTCGCGGAGTCGGTCGGCGACGAGCGCGGGGCCGACTACGACACCGCGCTGATGGACGCGCTGGCGATGCACCTCATCCAGCGCCCCGAGGAGTACGGCGTCGTCATCTGCCCGAACCTCGCCGGCGACATGCTTAGCGACCTCGCCGCCGGCCTCGTCGGGGGCCTCGGACTGCTGCCCAGCGCCAACGTCGGCCACGAGAACGCGCTGTTCGAACCGGTCCACGGCTCCGCGCCGGACATCGCCGGCCAGGGCGTCGCCAACCCCAGCGCGATGATTCTCTCCGCCGCGATGCTGCTGGACCACCTCGGCTACGTCGAGGCGGGCGACCGCGTGCGAACGGCGGTCGAGGACGTCCTCGACGAGGGGCCCCACACCCCGGACCTCGGCGGCGATGCGCCGACGGAAGACGTGACCGACGCCATCGTCGACCGGCTCTGA
- a CDS encoding dodecin, producing the protein MVFKKITLIGTSGKNFEEAVDDAIQRAEMTIDNVQWVEVVEQSVQVGGLNAREYQVEAEVAFELEE; encoded by the coding sequence ATGGTCTTCAAGAAAATCACGCTCATCGGAACGAGCGGTAAGAACTTCGAGGAAGCAGTCGACGACGCCATCCAGCGGGCCGAGATGACCATCGACAACGTCCAGTGGGTGGAAGTCGTCGAGCAGAGCGTCCAGGTCGGCGGCCTCAACGCCCGCGAGTACCAGGTCGAGGCCGAAGTCGCGTTCGAACTGGAGGAGTAG
- a CDS encoding sodium:calcium antiporter — translation MASLPVLALLAVGATAVIWKGSDLLENAAARLSRHYGLPVAVHGAVVIAIGSSFPELSSVVISTLVHGEFALGVGAIVGSAIFNLLVIPAVSALYSESLEATRDIVHKDAQFYIISVLVLFITFALGATYVPGGTNEAALLTPALAILPLLTYAVYVFLQYQDTREYTAPLVRDVSPRREWGLVLVSLVLITIGVEGIVQAALGFGEAFDTPSVLWGLTVIAAGTSLPDAFVSVSAAKKNEDVTSLTNVLGSNTFNLLVAIPVGVILAGSAEINFLTAIPLMAFLALATLVFIIFTRTHLELTNVEAISLLVLYGIFLAWMTLESIGLIETVQGI, via the coding sequence ATGGCCTCGCTGCCAGTCCTGGCACTGCTCGCGGTCGGCGCCACGGCCGTCATCTGGAAGGGAAGCGACCTGCTGGAAAACGCCGCTGCGCGGCTCTCGCGACACTACGGCCTGCCCGTCGCGGTCCACGGCGCGGTCGTCATCGCCATCGGCTCCTCGTTCCCGGAACTCAGCTCCGTCGTCATCAGCACGCTCGTCCACGGCGAGTTCGCGCTGGGCGTCGGTGCCATCGTCGGCAGTGCCATCTTCAACCTGCTCGTCATCCCCGCCGTCTCGGCGCTTTACAGCGAGTCCCTGGAGGCGACGCGGGACATCGTCCACAAGGACGCCCAGTTCTACATCATCAGCGTGCTGGTCCTCTTTATCACGTTCGCGCTGGGAGCCACGTACGTCCCCGGCGGGACGAACGAGGCGGCGCTTCTGACGCCCGCGCTCGCCATCCTGCCGCTTCTGACCTACGCCGTCTACGTCTTCCTCCAGTACCAGGACACGCGCGAGTACACCGCGCCGCTGGTGCGGGACGTCTCGCCCCGCCGGGAGTGGGGGCTCGTGCTCGTCTCGCTCGTGCTCATCACCATCGGCGTCGAGGGCATCGTCCAGGCGGCGCTCGGCTTCGGGGAGGCCTTCGACACGCCCAGCGTCCTCTGGGGGCTGACGGTCATCGCTGCGGGGACGAGTCTGCCCGACGCGTTCGTCAGCGTCAGCGCGGCGAAGAAAAACGAGGACGTCACCAGCCTAACGAACGTCCTCGGGAGCAACACGTTCAACCTGCTGGTGGCGATTCCGGTCGGCGTCATCCTCGCGGGGTCGGCCGAGATCAACTTCCTGACAGCCATCCCGCTGATGGCTTTTCTCGCGCTGGCGACGCTCGTGTTCATCATCTTCACCCGGACCCACCTCGAACTCACGAACGTCGAGGCGATTAGCCTGCTCGTCCTCTACGGGATTTTCCTGGCGTGGATGACGCTGGAGAGCATCGGACTCATCGAGACGGTGCAGGGAATCTGA
- a CDS encoding DUF5779 family protein, with amino-acid sequence MSDFEGPDLQSVEEELDDGSDGDGTGRVVLGVLDGTTDPEEWVDAVDAGAVLVLNVEGDLNELAAGFARDVKEDGGELMHFRDFLVVTPPGVDIDADRLN; translated from the coding sequence ATGAGCGACTTCGAGGGACCAGACCTGCAATCGGTCGAGGAGGAACTGGACGACGGCAGCGACGGCGACGGCACCGGACGCGTCGTCCTGGGCGTCCTCGACGGCACGACAGACCCGGAGGAGTGGGTCGACGCCGTCGACGCCGGTGCCGTCCTCGTGTTGAACGTCGAGGGCGACCTGAACGAACTGGCGGCCGGGTTCGCCCGCGACGTCAAGGAAGACGGCGGCGAACTCATGCACTTCCGGGACTTCCTCGTCGTGACGCCGCCGGGCGTCGACATCGATGCCGACCGGCTGAACTGA
- the ilvN gene encoding acetolactate synthase small subunit produces MSDEGLRGPGPNERILPEGRRNDQGIRIDPEAEAEHPPERTLLSALVKNEPGVLAEASGLFSRRQFNIESLTVGRTIDPELSRMTIVIEEPRPGIDQAKKQLEKLIPVVSVRELDADAVQRELVIVKVNGEEPDKVNAITQMYDGETLDAGPRTITVELTGDEQKIDDAIDAYEQFGIRELVRTGYAALARGEAPTARVKQPNKAPTESQVATQEVSDD; encoded by the coding sequence ATGAGCGACGAAGGACTGCGCGGACCCGGCCCGAACGAACGGATACTCCCCGAGGGGCGACGCAACGACCAGGGCATCCGCATCGACCCCGAGGCGGAAGCAGAGCACCCGCCCGAGCGCACGCTGCTGTCCGCGCTCGTGAAGAACGAGCCCGGCGTGCTCGCGGAAGCGTCCGGCCTGTTCAGCCGGCGACAGTTCAACATCGAGTCGCTGACTGTCGGCCGGACAATCGACCCGGAACTCTCCCGGATGACCATCGTCATCGAGGAGCCCCGGCCGGGCATCGACCAGGCCAAGAAGCAACTGGAGAAACTCATCCCGGTCGTCTCGGTGCGGGAACTGGACGCCGACGCGGTCCAGCGCGAACTGGTCATCGTGAAGGTCAACGGCGAGGAACCGGACAAGGTCAACGCCATCACGCAGATGTACGACGGCGAGACGCTGGACGCCGGCCCGCGGACCATCACGGTCGAGTTGACTGGCGACGAGCAGAAGATAGACGACGCAATCGACGCCTACGAGCAGTTCGGCATCCGCGAACTCGTCCGCACCGGCTACGCGGCGCTGGCCCGCGGCGAGGCACCGACTGCACGTGTGAAGCAGCCGAACAAGGCACCGACGGAATCGCAGGTCGCGACACAGGAGGTTTCAGATGACTGA